The Primulina tabacum isolate GXHZ01 chromosome 7, ASM2559414v2, whole genome shotgun sequence genome includes a window with the following:
- the LOC142551601 gene encoding mannan endo-1,4-beta-mannosidase 7-like, protein MRLWGSIFLVIFLIYERKIYFKVSAEDGFVSTEGVHFMLNGTPFYANGFNAYWLMYLASDKSQRNKVSSAFEEAANHGLAIARTWAFGDGGYFSLQYSPGSYNEQMFQGLDFVISEAGRYGMKLILSLVNNYEDSGGKKRYVEWARNQGQHISSDDDFFTNSLVKGYYRNHIKVVLTRQNSITGVAYKDDPTIMAWELMNEPRCANDESGRTIQAWISEMASYLKSIDTNHLLEAGLEGFYGQSDSQKQQNIPYFQVGTDFISNNQIPHIDFVTVHSYPDQWLTSESDEAQLSFLSNWLESHIHDAHDILQKPLLFAEFGKSSRDPGYDTNKRDELLSVVYSAIYSSATGGGAAAGGLFWQLLTEGMDNFRDGYEIIFNESPSTDGVIVEQSRKLNKIRRMYARMRNSSVYLNTFGL, encoded by the exons ATGAGGTTATGGGGTTCCATTTTCTTGGTAATTTTCTTGATATATGAACGTAAAATTTACTTCAAAGTCTCGGCAGAAGATGGATTTGTCTCGACAGAAGGGGTCCATTTCATGCTTAATGGAACCCCATTTTATGCTAATGGATTCAATGCTTACTGGTTGATGTATTTGGCCTCCGATAAATCTCAGAGAAACAAAGTCTCTTCTGCATTTGAAGAAGCTGCAAATCATGGCCTTGCCATCGCAAGAACATGGGCCTTCGGGGACGGAGGATATTTCTCTCTCCAGTATTCTCCAGGCTCGTACAATGAGCAGATGTTTCAG GGACTGGATTTTGTGATCTCTGAGGCTGGAAGATACGGAATGAAGCTGATTCTAAGCTTGGTGAACAACTATGAGGATTCTGGAGGGAAGAAACGGTATGTAGAGTGGGCAAGAAATCAAGGACAACACATATCATCAGATGAtgatttcttcacaaattcacTAGTAAAGGGTTACTACAGAAACCATATCAAA GTTGTCCTCACAAGACAAAACAGCATCACGGGAGTTGCTTACAAGGATGATCCCACAATCATGGCTTGGGAGCTTATGAATGAACCAAGATGCGCCAATGATGAGTCTGGGAGGACCATACAG GCATGGATTTCAGAAATGGCTTCCTACTTGAAATCTATAGACACTAATCACCTCCTGGAAGCTGGACTCGAAGGCTTCTACGGACAATCAGATTCACAAAAGCAGCAGAACATCCCATATTTTCAAGTTGGAACAGATTTCATATCAAACAACCAGATTCCCCACATAGATTTCGTAACCGTCCACTCGTATCCGGACCAATG GTTGACAAGCGAAAGTGACGAGGCACAGCTCTCATTCTTGAGCAATTGGCTGGAAAGCCACATTCATGATGCGCATGACATTCTGCAGAAGCCCCTATTATTCGCAGAGTTTGGCAAGTCTTCGAGAGACCCAGGATATGACACGAATAAGAGAGATGAACTGTTGAGTGTGGTTTACTCTGCTATTTATTCGTCTGCCACAGGTGGTGGAGCCGCTGCCGGTGGCTTGTTTTGGCAACTTCTAACCGAAGGTATGGATAATTTTCGGGACGGATACGAAATCATATTCAACGAGAGCCCTTCCACAGATGGTGTTATAGTAGAACAGTCGAGAAAGCTCAACAAGATCAGGAGAATGTATGCAAGAATGAGAAACTCGTCGGTGTACTTGAATACTTTTGGATTGTGA
- the LOC142551602 gene encoding bifunctional nuclease 2-like produces MASLQGPVVFPVIRSKQTGVYSVTFGSLFLKDKFIRGGFLGLKGPKSGSTNTGFLQNSKKCNMIRCSFSSSSNGNGSTAENSNENDADYVESSVIEAVEVKSGSDGFMIKMRDGKHLRCIHNNPQGSHFPDYAPHPAIVLKMEDGTGLLLPIIVLEMPSVLLMAAIRNVQIARPTMYQVVKDMIEKMGYTVKHVRVTKRVHEAYFAELHLVKLDNEAESVRFDLRPSDAINIAVRCKVPIQVNKFLAYNDGMRVVESAKVSVQSSLSDGQFFTELDRPTGQPCIDTKEFDLVRNMLIAVVEERYRDAASWRDKLTQLRSKKNWV; encoded by the exons ATGGCTTCTTTGCAAGGCCCTGTAGTTTTCCCTGTGATCAGATCAAAACAAACGGGAGTATACTCGGTGACTTTTGGTTCTCTTTTTCTGAAAGATAAATTCATTAGAGGTGGATTTTTGGGGCTCAAAGGGCCGAAAAGTGGCAGCACTAATACAGGTTTTTTGCaaaattcaaagaaatgcaACATGATTAGGTGTAGTTTCAGTTCATCATCGAATGGTAATGGAAGCACGGCTGAAAATTCCAATGAGAATGATGCTGATTATGTCGAGTCTAGCGTGATAGAAGCTG TTGAGGTGAAAAGTGGATCGGATGGTTTCATGATCAAGATGCGAGATGGTAAGCATTTGAGATGTATCCATAACAATCCTCAGGGAAGTCATTTTCCGGATTATGCACCACATCCTGCAATTGTGTTGAAGATGGAAGACGGAACTGGACTTCTCCTCCCAATTATAGTTT TGGAAATGCCAAGCGTGTTACTTATGGCAGCTATACGCAATGTTCAAATT GCTAGGCCTACGATGTATCAAGTAGTGAAGGATATGATTGAGAAGATGGGCTATACG GTTAAACATGTACGTGTCACCAAAAGGGTACACGAGGCATATTTTGCTGAGCTGCATCTTGTAAAG TTGGATAATGAAGCGGAGAGTGTCAGATTCGATCTACGGCCTTCAGATGCAATTAACATTGCAGTGAGATGCAAG GTGCCGATACAAGTGAACAAGTTCTTGGCGTATAATGATGGAATGAGGGTCGTTGAATCTGCAAAGGTGTCTGTGCAGAGCTCTTTGTCGGATGGCCAATTTTTCACCGAGCTGGACAG GCCTACTGGACAGCCATGTATTGATACAAAGGAGTTTGATCTAGTACGGAACATGCTAATTGCTGTGGTCGAGGAACGTTACAGAGATGCAG CTTCATGGAGGGATAAATTGACTCAGCTCCGCTCAAAGAAGAACTGGGTGTAG